From a region of the Triticum aestivum cultivar Chinese Spring chromosome 7D, IWGSC CS RefSeq v2.1, whole genome shotgun sequence genome:
- the LOC123167697 gene encoding indole-2-monooxygenase yields MRRDMEKLVVFSPEVVLSLLLCFFVFVLSRYYVSRRPANNGRLPPSPPKLPLIGHLHLVGPNPHVSLADLASKHGGCDGLMLLHLGHVPNLVVSSPSGAEAVMRTHDHVFASRPLSAAAAVLLNGPSDISLAPYGEFWRQARKLVTTHLLSATKVRAFQGSREEEVGLVVAKIRAAAAAHSAVDMTHLLGTFTNDVVCRAVSGKFFREEGRNEVFRELIALNTAVTAGFNAVDYFPSLAKVPLLQRVLLAKTSRLKKRWDELLDKITEDHATRSASLPVQDEQDRDMVDVLLSLQHEYNLTTDNLRGILMDMFEAGTDTSYVTLEFAMAELIRKPRLMAKLRDEVRSKTPGTQQMVKADDLGGMYYLKAVVKETLRLHPPAPLLLPRLSMADCDDVNGYTVPAGTQVIVNAWALGRDTGSWGEKADEFSPERFVEGGASAAADFKGRDFHFLPFGAGRRVCPGIGFGIATVEVMLANLVYCFDWELPHGMREEDVDMTEEFGLTTRLKEKLLLVPTIPPQHAHHTS; encoded by the exons ATGCGGCGGGACATGGAAAAACTAGTTGTCTTCTCTCCAGAAGTagtgctctcactcttgctctgcTTTTTCGTGTTCGTGCTAAGCCGCTACTACGTCTCAAGGCGACCAGCGAACAATGGACGTCTCCCGCCGTCGCCTCCGAAGCTCCCTCTCATAGGTCACCTGCACCTCGTCGGCCCCAACCCACACGTCTCCCTAGCCGACCTCGCCAGCAAGCATGGCGGCTGCGACGGCCTCATGCTCCTCCACCTCGGCCACGTGCCCAACCTCGTCGTCTCCTCCCCGAGCGGCGCGGAGGCCGTCATGCGCACGCACGACCACGTCTTCGCCTCCCGGCcgctgtccgccgccgccgccgtcctcctcaaCGGCCCCTCAGACATCTCCCTCGCCCCCTACGGCGAGTTCTGGCGCCAGGCTCGGAAGCTGGTCACCACCCACCTGCTCAGCGCCACCAAGGTGCGCGCGTTCCAAGGATCCCGTGAGGAGGAGGTGGGCCTCGTGGTCGCCAAgatccgcgccgccgctgccgcgcactCCGCCGTCGACATGACCCATCTGCTCGGCACCTTCACTAACGACGTCGTGTGCCGCGCCGTGTCCGGAAAGTTCTTCAGGGAGGAGGGCAGGAACGAGGTGTTCCGGGAGCTCATCGCCCTCAACACGGCCGTCACCGCGGGTTTCAACGCGGTGGACTACTTCCCGAGCTTGGCCAAGGTCCCTCTGCTCCAGCGGGTGCTGCTGGCCAAGACCAGCAGGCTGAAGAAGAGGTGGGATGAGTTGCTTGACAAGATCACAGAGGACCACGCAACCAGATCAGCATCGCTGCCGGTACAAGATGAGCAAGACAGAGACATGGTAGATGTTCTCCTCTCTCTTCAGCACGAGTACAATCTCACCACAGACAACCTCAGGGGCATCTTGATG GACATGTTTGAAGCTGGCACAGACACGTCATACGTCACCCTGGAGTTCGCCATGGCGGAGCTCATAAGGAAGCCACGCCTCATGGCCAAACTCCGAGACGAGGTGAGGAGCAAGACACCCGGGACCCAGCAGATGGTGAAGGCGGACGACCTGGGCGGCATGTACTACCTAAAGGCAGTCGTGAAGGAGACCCTCCGGCTGCATCCGCCAGCGCCGCTTCTCCTACCACGCCTCTCCATGGCCGACTGCGACGACGTCAACGGTTACACGGTCCCGGCTGGGACACAAGTCATCGTCAACGCGTGGGCTCTCGGCAGAGACACGGGGTCATGGGGGGAAAAGGCGGACGAGTTCTCGCCGGAGAGGTTCGTGGAAGGCGGGGCCAGCGCAGCCGCGGACTTCAAAGGGAGGGATTTCCACTTCCTGCCGTTTGGAGCCGGGCGGAGGGTGTGCCCCGGGATAGGATTCGGGATAGCCACCGTCGAGGTCATGCTCGCCAACCTCGTCTACTGCTTCGACTGGGAGCTCCCTCACGGGATGCGGGAGGAGGATGTGGATATGACGGAGGAGTTTGGACTGACGACGCGCCTCAAGGAGAAGCTCCTTCTCGTCCCCACAATACCACCACAACATGCGCACCATACCAGCTAG